A stretch of Caenorhabditis elegans chromosome IV DNA encodes these proteins:
- the bus-4 gene encoding N-acetylgalactosaminide beta-1,3-galactosyltransferase (Confirmed by transcript evidence) translates to MMICVHTQKKWRERFKKNIRNLRSMRLCADEYRLSLIIVFIILFFGAYFLYQVQYKTGIDLIPLFPIDDSGFENYNEQLLGSVKVSESARNQAKSGSLLCWAMTTSIYHKTRVPAITETWLRRCDAGHLFTNSDRFLNASTPYHTVFDGLPESYYKLFWKTRLALLYIYKYVSKDFDWYFKGDDDTYLIVENLQRYLATLDPNKPYFIGYRLSRRTETGYNAGGSGYVMSREAMRIFAEKLFNDKQKCPYHEWEDYAIAQCLASVGIVPLDSRDEKGRQRFLPWRPEQHFYADLTRSFQMDPIQVWGPAIYHENLISMHHLHPDEIRLIDGLLYSIARGIWRQDDLEDVRNETTTVSTSMDDTLPPPT, encoded by the exons ATGATGATATGTGTTCATACTCAGAAGAAATGGAGGGAACGATTTAAG aaaaacattcGAAATCTCCGATCGATGCGGTTATGTGCTGATGAGTACCGTCTCAGTCTGATTATTGTcttcattattttattcttTGGTGCCTATTTCCTCTATCAAGTTCAATATAAGACTGGCATCGATTTGATTCCGTTGTTTCCGATTGATGATAGCGGTTTTGA aaactacAATGAACAGCTCCTCGGCTCGGTGAAAGTTTCCGAAAGTGCAAGAAACCAGGCGAAAAGTGGATCCCTTCTGTGTTGGGCAATGACAACCTCAATATATCACAAGACACGA GTACCAGCGATAACAGAAACATGGCTTCGTAGATGCGATGCTGGTCATCTGTTCACTAATTCGGACAGGTTTCTCAATGCTTCTACACCATACCACACCGTTTTCGATGGGCTACCTGAGAGCTATTATAAATTGTTTTGGAAGACTCGACTGGCTCTTTTGTATATTTATAAATATGTGTCAAAGGATTTCGATTG GTACTTCAAGGGTGACGATGACACGTATTTAATTGTCGAAAACTTGCAAAGATATCTGGCCACTTTGGATCCAAACAAGCCGTACTTTATCGGATATCGGTTGAGTAGGCGGACG gaaacgGGATACAATGCGGGAGGAAGTGGCTATGTGATGAGTCGAGAAGCGATGCGGATATTCGCAGAAAAACTGTTCAATGACAAGCAAAAATGCCCTTACCACGAATGGGAAGACTATGCAATAGCGCA atgtctGGCATCCGTGGGTATTGTTCCATTGGACAGTCGAGATGAGAAGGGTAGGCAGAGATTTCTTCCGTGGAGACCTGAACAACATTTTTATGCTGATTTGACGAGAAGCTTTCAGATGGATCCTATACAAGTTTGG gGCCCCGCGATCTATCACGAAAACTTGATCAGCATGCATCATTTGCATCCAGATGAAATCCGCCTCATCGATGGATTACTGTACTCAATTGCACGTGGAATTTGGAGACAAGATGATTTGGAAGATGTCAGAAATGAGACAACAACTGTCTCAACGTCAATGGACGATACACTTCCACCGCCAACTTGA